A genomic region of Persephonella marina EX-H1 contains the following coding sequences:
- a CDS encoding radical SAM/SPASM domain-containing protein — protein sequence MLRITEYIRKSLDGKKIRPFNGVILIWNLTNACNLFCQHCYSAANLSRAGEPSIDEIRSQIPYLKEAGVKVLILSGGEPLIREDIFDIANLFKENGFNVTLSTNGLLIDEKNIESIKECFSYVGISIDGDQKTHDAFRGMEGAFERSVEALRLVRDSGIKTGIRFTITSQTYRSIPFIFDLALNERIPKIYFSHLVYSGRGRNLNQAEKEDYRKVVDYIIERSFEFVDKGVGIDVVTGNNEADAVVLYEKFKERYPEKAEILYENLKIWGGNQAGVRIADIDYRGFVKPDTYFPLKLGNIKEKNFYEIWNSNGILSKLRQHPRPVEGRCKYCRYLEICNGNSRSRAYAVYGNYFAEDPECYI from the coding sequence ATGCTCAGAATAACTGAGTATATAAGGAAAAGTTTAGATGGGAAAAAGATCAGACCATTTAACGGGGTCATCCTTATATGGAATCTGACAAACGCCTGTAACCTTTTCTGTCAGCACTGTTACTCAGCTGCAAATCTCAGCAGAGCTGGAGAGCCTTCTATTGATGAGATAAGGTCACAGATACCTTATCTTAAAGAGGCAGGTGTTAAGGTTCTTATACTCTCAGGAGGTGAGCCATTAATCCGTGAGGATATATTTGATATAGCCAATCTGTTTAAGGAAAACGGTTTTAATGTCACACTATCAACAAACGGACTTTTAATAGATGAAAAAAATATTGAGAGTATAAAGGAATGCTTTTCCTATGTGGGGATAAGTATAGATGGAGATCAGAAGACACATGATGCTTTCAGAGGTATGGAAGGAGCATTTGAAAGATCAGTTGAAGCTCTCAGGCTTGTAAGGGACAGCGGAATAAAAACAGGGATAAGATTTACCATAACATCACAGACATACAGATCAATCCCATTTATATTTGATCTTGCACTGAATGAAAGAATCCCAAAGATATACTTCTCACATCTTGTTTATTCAGGTAGAGGCAGAAACCTTAACCAGGCTGAGAAGGAAGATTATAGAAAGGTTGTTGATTATATAATTGAGAGATCCTTTGAGTTTGTAGATAAAGGTGTAGGGATAGATGTTGTGACAGGAAATAATGAGGCTGATGCTGTTGTCCTTTATGAGAAGTTTAAGGAAAGATATCCTGAGAAGGCTGAGATACTTTATGAGAATTTGAAAATCTGGGGTGGAAATCAGGCAGGTGTGAGAATTGCTGATATAGATTATAGAGGTTTTGTAAAACCTGATACATACTTTCCCTTAAAACTTGGAAATATAAAAGAGAAAAACTTTTACGAGATATGGAACTCAAACGGGATACTGAGTAAGTTAAGACAGCATCCAAGACCTGTAGAGGGAAGATGTAAGTATTGCAGATACCTTGAGATATGTAACGGTAATTCAAGATCAAGGGCTTACGCCGTATACGGAAACTATTTTGCGGAGGATCCAGAATGTTACATCTGA
- a CDS encoding cytochrome D1 domain-containing protein, producing MRRWLLLLLFGLSVVATSYPQEVGEGQLLYQTHCASCHGEDRAGKVAPPLFSLFLKRYSEKKLFNIIKNGLPASQMPAFSHLSEKEIKQIITYIKKPANISWDIDKIKKSITLNSDKKGKDLKIRDIKNIVAVVERGKNKVWIMEGLQILDKFDFKNVHGGLKFSPSGWSVYVPSRDGWIGRYDIDKGRFYGKVRACVYLRNISLDRTGKYILVSCWLPEGIVVLDGETFSPVRYIKQDGLISAIYELYSEDKAVFSFKNRPVIGFLDTKNFKISYLKIKEPYEDFFIDPFERFIIGTSRKGTVLSVYDIRKEKEVFNYPIEGMPHLASATYWYRDGKFYFATPHMIMPYVTVWQMYNWKFVKKVNTEGNGFFVRTHPSTPYLWTDNGKDKVILIDKTDYSVKSIETFKGKRVIHTEFSGDGKYAYVSLYNRDGNLLIYDSITLDLLKNIPASIPIGKYNIINKSRKYAPVLLGREVFLKKCWGCHHETQEAFAPSFRWIVNRRDRSTIVAHILNPEGMYKALGYSRNAMPQLNLSEWELEAVVSYMMEFKDAQNN from the coding sequence ATGAGAAGATGGTTGCTGCTGCTGCTGTTTGGTTTATCGGTCGTAGCTACCTCCTACCCTCAGGAAGTAGGAGAAGGGCAACTACTTTACCAGACTCACTGTGCCTCTTGCCATGGGGAAGACAGGGCTGGTAAAGTAGCCCCTCCTCTTTTTTCTTTATTTTTAAAACGTTACTCTGAAAAAAAATTATTCAATATAATTAAAAATGGTCTCCCTGCATCTCAGATGCCAGCCTTTTCTCATCTTTCGGAAAAAGAGATAAAACAGATTATAACATACATAAAAAAACCAGCAAATATAAGCTGGGATATAGATAAAATCAAAAAAAGTATAACATTAAATTCAGACAAAAAAGGTAAGGATCTTAAGATCAGAGATATAAAAAATATCGTTGCTGTTGTTGAAAGGGGAAAAAATAAAGTATGGATTATGGAAGGTTTACAGATACTTGATAAGTTTGATTTCAAAAATGTTCACGGTGGGCTGAAATTTTCCCCGTCAGGCTGGTCAGTTTATGTTCCATCAAGGGACGGTTGGATAGGCAGATATGATATAGATAAAGGAAGATTTTACGGTAAGGTAAGAGCCTGTGTTTACCTGAGAAATATATCTCTTGATAGAACAGGTAAGTACATCCTTGTTTCCTGCTGGCTTCCTGAAGGAATAGTTGTGCTTGACGGTGAAACTTTCAGTCCTGTCAGATATATAAAACAGGATGGTCTTATATCTGCTATTTATGAGCTCTACTCGGAGGATAAGGCTGTTTTCAGTTTCAAAAACAGACCTGTTATAGGTTTTCTTGATACAAAAAATTTCAAGATATCTTACCTGAAGATAAAAGAGCCTTACGAGGATTTTTTTATAGATCCTTTTGAGAGATTTATTATAGGCACTTCAAGGAAAGGAACTGTTCTCTCTGTTTACGACATAAGGAAGGAAAAAGAGGTTTTTAACTACCCTATAGAAGGTATGCCACATCTTGCTTCAGCAACTTACTGGTACAGAGATGGGAAGTTTTATTTTGCCACACCTCATATGATAATGCCTTATGTTACTGTATGGCAGATGTATAACTGGAAGTTTGTAAAAAAGGTAAATACAGAGGGAAACGGCTTTTTTGTAAGAACACATCCTTCAACTCCTTATCTCTGGACAGACAACGGTAAGGATAAAGTTATACTTATAGATAAGACAGATTACTCAGTAAAAAGCATAGAAACATTTAAAGGAAAAAGGGTTATACACACAGAGTTTTCCGGTGATGGAAAATACGCCTATGTAAGCCTTTATAATAGGGATGGAAACCTTCTTATATACGACAGTATAACACTGGACCTTTTGAAAAATATTCCTGCAAGTATCCCTATAGGAAAGTACAACATTATAAACAAATCAAGAAAGTATGCACCTGTCCTTTTAGGCAGGGAGGTTTTTCTTAAAAAATGCTGGGGATGTCATCATGAGACACAGGAGGCATTTGCCCCATCATTCAGATGGATAGTGAACAGACGTGACAGATCAACAATAGTTGCACATATTTTAAATCCAGAGGGAATGTATAAAGCTTTAGGTTACAGCAGAAATGCCATGCCCCAGTTAAATCTTTCAGAGTGGGAGCTTGAGGCTGTGGTCAGTTATATGATGGAGTTTAAAGATGCTCAGAATAACTGA
- a CDS encoding cytochrome D1 domain-containing protein yields the protein MLHLIMVFLISFSTVFAEKLYVVERERGSLAVIQDGKFEGEIRDLGNLNHAIVKTDGDYSYVISRNGYFSKVDNRSDRVVRKIKPGNSGIGFTFVGDYIAIAHYDPKKVTILTKDLDKYIVVETGSRNVGIKVYYPYLVFSLMDKDQIWVLNADKGFELETVIDNVGKLPFDALIDGDRYIVGFFKEKGVGILDLSNFKYRKVKFRSDKDQEVVFKIPHFGMWGIVDERAIIPSVGERKAYVVNIKSMKVEKSIDLIGLPVFISVSPDRRFAVVNYSGDKEDYITVIDLKDFKPVKNIKAGKRVMHLRFSKDGKRLYISSYFENRLKIFDTDNFRIIKEITVPTPSGIFIVR from the coding sequence ATGTTACATCTGATAATGGTTTTTCTGATATCTTTCAGCACAGTTTTTGCTGAAAAACTTTATGTTGTTGAGAGGGAAAGGGGAAGCCTGGCTGTTATACAGGATGGAAAGTTTGAAGGTGAGATAAGGGATCTTGGAAACCTTAACCATGCCATCGTAAAAACAGATGGTGATTACAGTTATGTTATAAGCAGGAACGGTTATTTCTCAAAGGTTGATAACAGATCAGACAGGGTTGTAAGGAAGATCAAACCGGGAAACAGCGGTATAGGATTCACATTTGTTGGGGATTACATAGCTATAGCCCATTACGATCCTAAAAAGGTTACTATCCTTACAAAAGATCTTGATAAATACATAGTTGTTGAGACAGGATCAAGGAATGTTGGTATAAAGGTTTACTATCCATACCTTGTTTTTTCTCTTATGGATAAGGATCAGATATGGGTATTAAATGCTGATAAAGGGTTTGAGCTTGAGACCGTTATTGATAATGTTGGGAAACTTCCCTTTGATGCCCTTATAGATGGTGACAGGTATATAGTTGGATTTTTTAAGGAAAAAGGTGTTGGGATACTTGATCTTTCAAACTTCAAATACAGAAAGGTTAAGTTCAGATCTGATAAAGATCAGGAGGTTGTTTTTAAGATCCCTCATTTTGGTATGTGGGGAATTGTGGATGAGAGAGCTATTATACCATCTGTAGGTGAGAGAAAAGCCTATGTTGTAAATATAAAAAGTATGAAGGTTGAGAAGTCTATAGATCTTATAGGTCTTCCCGTTTTTATATCAGTATCTCCTGACAGAAGATTTGCTGTTGTTAACTACAGTGGAGACAAAGAAGATTATATAACAGTTATTGATCTCAAAGATTTTAAACCTGTCAAAAATATAAAAGCCGGGAAAAGGGTAATGCATCTGAGATTTTCAAAAGATGGAAAGAGACTTTATATATCCTCATATTTTGAAAACAGGCTGAAAATATTTGATACAGATAATTTCAGAATAATAAAAGAAATAACAGTTCCTACACCTTCGGGCATCTTTATTGTCCGATAA
- the cobA gene encoding uroporphyrinogen-III C-methyltransferase → MNGKVYIVGAGPGDPDLLTVKAYKLIQKADVILYDRLINPEILLMAKPECELVYVGKEDGKHIMEQDKINFLLQDFVKKYKIVLRLKGGDPFVFGRGGEEALFLEEQGIEYEVVPGITSAIAVPAYAGVPVTHRGISSSFAVVTGHGHKGKFPDINWKSLAGIGTLIFLMGVSNREKIAQNLIEAGRNPDEPVIFIEKGTTKEQKSIESTLKEVAEGKVTVYPPAIFLIGDVVSLRKKIHWFENQLEEIRL, encoded by the coding sequence ATGAATGGAAAAGTTTATATCGTTGGGGCAGGACCTGGTGATCCTGATCTCCTTACCGTAAAGGCCTACAAGCTGATACAGAAAGCTGATGTCATCCTTTACGACAGGCTTATAAATCCTGAGATACTTCTGATGGCAAAACCTGAGTGTGAGCTTGTTTATGTTGGTAAGGAAGATGGGAAGCATATAATGGAGCAGGATAAGATAAATTTTTTACTCCAGGATTTTGTAAAGAAGTATAAGATTGTTCTCAGGTTAAAAGGGGGAGATCCATTTGTTTTTGGAAGAGGTGGTGAGGAAGCTCTATTCCTTGAAGAACAGGGAATAGAGTATGAGGTTGTACCGGGTATTACATCAGCTATAGCTGTTCCTGCTTATGCAGGTGTTCCTGTTACCCATAGAGGGATATCCTCATCATTTGCAGTTGTTACAGGACACGGACATAAAGGAAAATTTCCTGATATAAACTGGAAGTCCTTGGCAGGTATAGGAACATTAATATTCCTTATGGGCGTATCAAACAGGGAAAAGATAGCCCAGAATCTTATAGAGGCTGGAAGAAATCCGGATGAACCTGTGATATTCATAGAAAAAGGTACTACAAAAGAACAGAAATCTATTGAGTCCACACTGAAAGAGGTTGCTGAAGGAAAGGTTACCGTCTATCCACCTGCGATATTCCTCATAGGTGATGTTGTCTCTTTAAGAAAGAAAATCCACTGGTTTGAAAATCAGTTAGAGGAGATCAGATTATGA